A single genomic interval of Terriglobus albidus harbors:
- a CDS encoding IS110 family transposase — protein sequence MKKVSKAQWLEEMGSDRPALTVGLDLGDRYSHYCLLNAGKEVMEEGRIQSTEAAFRRHFEGEERQRIALECGTHSPWVSRLLKSLGHQVIVANARKIAAISSSESKNDRNDAEQLARFAASDPKLLAPLLHRSMERQQDLNLIQARATLVRARTMLVNALRGLVKSAGGRLPACSTESFPVRVRASIPSVLTTVAVPLLEQIATLNRQIDSMEEQIEKLGTRYPEIGVLRTVPGVGPVVAATYVLTLDRPNIASNRSAGAWLGLRPGQSQSGDSDPELGISKTGNRYLRSLLVQSAQYILGRFGPDSALRRWGLKLASSGGKRAKKRAIVAVARKLAVLLHSMWRSGQSFQHFPQPAMATVA from the coding sequence ATGAAGAAGGTTAGCAAAGCGCAGTGGTTAGAGGAAATGGGGAGTGACAGGCCAGCGCTGACGGTAGGGCTTGATTTAGGGGACCGTTACAGCCACTACTGTCTGTTGAACGCAGGGAAGGAAGTGATGGAGGAAGGTCGTATCCAGAGTACGGAGGCGGCGTTCCGACGTCATTTCGAGGGCGAGGAGCGGCAGCGAATAGCACTGGAGTGCGGCACGCACTCTCCGTGGGTAAGCCGTTTGCTCAAGTCTTTAGGTCATCAGGTGATCGTGGCCAATGCGCGCAAGATCGCGGCGATCAGCTCGAGTGAATCGAAGAACGATCGCAACGATGCCGAGCAGCTGGCTCGCTTCGCGGCGTCTGATCCTAAGTTGCTGGCGCCGCTGCTTCACCGCAGCATGGAGCGGCAGCAGGACCTGAACCTGATCCAGGCGCGGGCTACGCTAGTACGTGCGCGGACGATGCTGGTCAACGCGTTGCGTGGCCTGGTCAAAAGCGCCGGTGGCCGTCTGCCGGCCTGTTCCACCGAGTCGTTTCCTGTGCGGGTGCGGGCATCGATTCCGTCTGTGCTGACGACGGTAGCGGTTCCGTTGTTGGAGCAGATCGCGACGTTGAACCGTCAGATCGACAGTATGGAAGAACAGATCGAAAAGCTGGGTACCAGGTATCCGGAGATCGGTGTGCTGCGTACGGTTCCAGGCGTGGGTCCTGTGGTGGCGGCCACGTATGTACTCACGCTGGACCGGCCCAATATAGCAAGCAACCGTTCCGCAGGTGCGTGGCTCGGTCTGCGACCCGGACAAAGTCAGTCGGGGGACTCGGATCCGGAGTTAGGCATCTCCAAGACCGGCAACCGATATTTACGAAGTCTGCTGGTGCAGTCGGCGCAATACATCCTGGGTCGCTTCGGTCCTGACTCAGCCTTGCGTCGCTGGGGCCTCAAGCTGGCATCCAGTGGAGGCAAGAGAGCAAAAAAGCGAGCTATCGTGGCGGTGGCCCGTAAACTGGCGGTCCTGTTGCACAGCATGTGGCGCAGCGGACAGAGCTTCCAACACTTCCCTCAACCTGCAATGGCCACCGTAGCCTGA
- a CDS encoding FHA domain-containing protein, which translates to MSEQPDDVLRVSLEDLETVQAAPLAVASTETTAGVKSYGSIHEPAEPEALAKEDGNFFLKAWVYLGIAGLVGALAGWGIAEPGFVDGAGYRWGNIWLIPIILTLMCVGFGAAESIVERSLRKAAIRIGIALPLGVVMSFISDRIANMIYAIGLGFSAAAGVQTHHNPVIWIVRAIAWACLGAAGGIIYGIIDRSGKKIGYGALGGAIGAAIGGLIFDPISFATKGGAPSRAVGFALLGLATGVAMGLVESALKDRWLYVTSGPLAGKQFILYKPQTVIGSTQTCDIYLFKDPEILPRHAVLMQKGPHIHLAAEGTVYVSGQPVRGTRVLESGAIVQLGRYKFRYQERTRE; encoded by the coding sequence ATGAGCGAACAGCCTGACGACGTGTTGCGTGTTTCGCTGGAAGACCTGGAGACAGTGCAGGCTGCGCCGCTCGCGGTGGCCTCAACCGAGACTACGGCGGGAGTGAAGAGCTACGGCAGCATCCATGAGCCGGCCGAGCCGGAGGCTCTGGCGAAAGAGGACGGAAACTTCTTTCTGAAGGCGTGGGTGTATCTGGGAATTGCCGGGTTGGTCGGAGCCCTGGCGGGCTGGGGCATTGCGGAACCCGGCTTTGTAGATGGTGCTGGCTATCGCTGGGGAAATATCTGGCTCATTCCCATCATCCTGACGCTGATGTGCGTCGGCTTCGGTGCAGCCGAGAGCATCGTAGAGCGCTCGTTGCGCAAAGCTGCCATCCGGATTGGAATCGCGCTGCCCCTGGGCGTGGTGATGAGCTTCATCTCCGACCGCATTGCCAACATGATTTATGCGATTGGGCTGGGCTTTTCCGCGGCTGCCGGTGTGCAGACCCACCATAACCCTGTTATCTGGATTGTGCGCGCGATCGCATGGGCATGCCTGGGCGCGGCCGGTGGCATCATCTACGGGATTATCGACCGGTCCGGTAAGAAGATCGGCTATGGAGCCCTTGGCGGCGCGATCGGTGCGGCGATTGGCGGCCTGATCTTTGATCCCATCTCGTTTGCAACCAAGGGAGGTGCGCCGAGCCGCGCCGTCGGCTTTGCGCTGCTGGGACTTGCCACCGGTGTTGCGATGGGGCTGGTGGAAAGCGCGCTGAAAGACCGCTGGCTCTATGTCACCTCCGGTCCGCTGGCCGGCAAGCAATTCATTCTCTATAAGCCGCAGACAGTGATTGGAAGCACGCAGACCTGCGATATCTATCTCTTCAAAGATCCCGAGATTTTGCCGCGGCATGCTGTGCTGATGCAGAAGGGGCCGCATATTCATCTCGCCGCCGAAGGAACGGTCTATGTCTCCGGTCAACCGGTGCGCGGCACGCGGGTACTGGAGAGTGGAGCCATCGTTCAGTTGGGCCGCTATAAGTTCAGGTATCAGGAAAGGACACGCGAATGA
- a CDS encoding EsaB/YukD family protein, with protein sequence MPYINVTVYDSTENKRVPAELPDDAPCSKIVTVLVQKLQLPTNGPDGAPLSYKFHHKNSGRQIQDSQTLAQAGVNEGDILRLQPEITAG encoded by the coding sequence ATGCCTTACATCAACGTCACCGTCTACGATTCGACGGAAAACAAACGCGTTCCAGCTGAGTTACCTGATGATGCTCCGTGCAGCAAGATCGTGACGGTGCTGGTGCAGAAGCTCCAGCTTCCGACCAATGGGCCGGACGGCGCGCCGCTGAGTTACAAGTTTCATCACAAGAACAGTGGCCGCCAGATCCAGGACAGCCAGACATTGGCCCAGGCCGGTGTGAACGAAGGCGACATCCTGCGGCTGCAGCCGGAGATCACCGCAGGCTGA
- a CDS encoding HesA/MoeB/ThiF family protein: MTETLTLRTELEEDRFSRFRLIPWWDQAKIQSARVLVIGAGALGNEILKNLALLGFLNIVIVDLDSIETSNLSRSVLFRASDVGSAKADAAARGYGNLLPEATVLPLAANVMQDCGLGLFAWADLIIAGLDNREARLWINRAAWKVGRPWIDGAIEGINGVARVFLPNQPPCYECTLGETDWAILNRRMSCNLLLHEAQPQGRVPTTPTISSVIAGIQVQELVKVLHGLPTLAGKGYVFEGLQHTSYVTQYTENPDCMSHASLENIVELGESSSEITLAELMRRGQEHLGVSETVIEFSRDIIWRLRCPRCGAIDDLFAPVGSVDFNRGRCLACSPDSAEPQMRIVDLLTGYRGEPELAGRTLDQLGLPLFDVFTVRSNDSEVNYLIAGDAAEVLGPLVREKEFAV; this comes from the coding sequence ATGACCGAGACCCTCACCTTACGTACAGAGCTGGAGGAGGACCGGTTCAGCCGCTTCCGCCTTATCCCCTGGTGGGATCAGGCGAAGATCCAGTCCGCGCGTGTGCTGGTGATCGGTGCAGGCGCGCTCGGGAATGAGATCCTCAAGAACCTGGCCCTGCTCGGCTTCCTCAATATTGTCATCGTCGATCTCGACTCGATTGAGACCTCGAACCTGTCGCGGTCGGTGCTCTTCCGTGCGTCCGACGTCGGCAGCGCTAAGGCCGATGCGGCTGCGCGTGGTTATGGCAACCTGCTGCCTGAGGCGACCGTTCTCCCTCTGGCGGCGAATGTGATGCAGGATTGCGGCCTCGGCCTCTTCGCGTGGGCTGACCTGATCATTGCGGGGCTCGACAATCGCGAGGCCCGCCTCTGGATTAATCGCGCAGCATGGAAGGTCGGCCGACCCTGGATCGATGGCGCGATCGAGGGCATCAACGGTGTTGCCCGCGTCTTTCTGCCCAACCAGCCGCCTTGCTACGAGTGCACGCTTGGCGAGACCGATTGGGCGATCCTGAACCGTAGGATGTCCTGCAACCTCCTGCTCCACGAGGCTCAGCCGCAGGGACGTGTGCCGACGACACCGACTATCTCCTCTGTGATTGCGGGCATTCAGGTGCAGGAACTGGTCAAGGTGCTCCACGGTCTGCCGACGCTTGCCGGCAAGGGGTACGTCTTTGAAGGGCTGCAGCATACCTCTTACGTGACCCAGTACACCGAGAATCCGGACTGCATGAGTCATGCATCGCTGGAGAACATTGTGGAGCTGGGTGAGAGCTCCAGCGAGATCACCCTGGCGGAGTTGATGCGGCGCGGGCAGGAGCATCTCGGTGTCAGCGAAACGGTGATTGAGTTCAGCCGGGATATTATCTGGCGCCTGCGCTGTCCTCGTTGCGGCGCGATTGACGATCTCTTTGCTCCGGTGGGTTCGGTGGACTTCAACCGTGGCCGCTGTCTCGCTTGCAGCCCCGATAGTGCTGAGCCGCAGATGCGCATCGTGGATCTGCTTACCGGTTATCGCGGTGAACCGGAGCTCGCGGGCCGGACGCTCGATCAGCTTGGCCTTCCGCTCTTTGATGTGTTCACGGTGCGTTCGAACGACTCGGAAGTTAACTATCTGATAGCAGGCGATGCCGCGGAGGTTCTTGGTCCGCTGGTGCGGGAGAAGGAGTTTGCCGTATGA
- a CDS encoding S1C family serine protease: MSSEKITVSAEDIDLAVHVSAPAEIPAKKQPSPIPVWAKACLWLLVPVLPLLCVISVILRIAFRTQPPRTRYALVSLLATLLTVSSLLALVAGVAIYSLVPLPPMVNSGLPDLDQRTGFPSLSSAVTLSSAEVSTQLKPLVVVVSPAVRFWGREAASVGLGAGMLLEAGPDGYLFATANHVVSGTASPAGGSAPHVMVAMEGGLWSKADVIATCPSNDMALLWVERHSGAAAFVQPIGKPQDGEPIFVIGHPEGLKYTLSSGIISGLHQDVLQISAAISPGNSGGPVYDAHGALLGVVSSKFDRNNDANAENLGFANSAELLHNPSLWSFYGNGRQRLEQYLKDLQTKQQM; the protein is encoded by the coding sequence ATGTCTTCGGAGAAGATTACTGTCAGCGCTGAAGACATTGATTTGGCTGTGCATGTCTCGGCGCCTGCCGAAATTCCGGCCAAAAAGCAGCCTTCTCCTATTCCCGTCTGGGCCAAGGCGTGTCTGTGGCTTCTGGTTCCGGTTCTTCCTCTTCTGTGCGTGATCTCGGTCATTCTGCGGATTGCGTTTCGCACGCAGCCGCCGCGGACACGGTATGCCCTGGTCTCTCTGCTGGCAACGCTGCTGACGGTAAGCAGTCTGCTGGCGCTGGTCGCAGGGGTAGCGATCTATTCGCTTGTTCCTTTGCCGCCGATGGTGAACTCTGGTCTGCCCGATCTTGACCAGCGGACTGGCTTCCCCTCGCTGTCTTCGGCTGTAACTCTTTCCAGTGCCGAGGTATCCACTCAGTTGAAGCCGCTGGTGGTTGTGGTATCGCCGGCCGTTCGGTTCTGGGGACGGGAGGCAGCTTCTGTGGGACTGGGGGCGGGTATGCTGCTCGAGGCAGGACCCGATGGCTATCTTTTTGCCACGGCCAATCATGTCGTCAGCGGAACGGCCTCGCCCGCCGGTGGAAGCGCTCCGCATGTGATGGTTGCCATGGAAGGTGGGCTCTGGTCAAAGGCCGACGTGATCGCCACCTGTCCCTCGAACGATATGGCGCTGCTCTGGGTCGAGCGGCACTCCGGCGCTGCAGCTTTCGTGCAGCCTATCGGCAAGCCGCAGGACGGCGAGCCGATCTTCGTGATCGGTCACCCGGAGGGATTGAAGTACACGCTTAGCAGCGGCATCATCTCCGGCCTGCATCAGGACGTGCTGCAGATCTCGGCGGCCATCAGTCCGGGTAACAGTGGCGGGCCGGTCTATGACGCGCACGGTGCGCTGCTGGGAGTTGTCAGCTCAAAGTTTGACCGCAACAACGATGCCAATGCGGAGAATCTCGGTTTTGCCAACAGTGCCGAGCTGCTGCACAATCCGTCGCTTTGGTCGTTTTATGGAAATGGCCGTCAGAGGCTGGAACAGTATTTGAAGGATCTACAGACAAAACAACAGATGTAG
- a CDS encoding Mov34/MPN/PAD-1 family protein, with product MSKNTAAVEPKIVIDSEVTRCIRQHARAHMKTEVCGVLIGEKVGDAVQIRASIEASQASQGGTHVTFTQEAWEEIYRVKDVRYPEERIVGWYHSHPGFGVFLSEHDLFIQQNFFNAPDQVAWVYDPHTDEEGCFGWVGGAVHRIHSLTISDQNGDGVERTPKPTEMQVTEEESVSQPVMRAEVRQKTPEWMRWAATGMLSLTMLVAGFAVSYFLFPQIIPFAVFIDPTSGRPLGIREAPELLPFLHKALLAPESSAVPTGQSPALTAPAPAPGASTAAPPQAPASSTPAPATGRKP from the coding sequence ATGAGCAAGAACACCGCTGCGGTTGAGCCAAAGATCGTGATCGATAGCGAGGTCACGCGCTGCATCCGTCAGCATGCCCGCGCGCATATGAAGACTGAGGTCTGCGGCGTGCTTATCGGCGAGAAGGTGGGAGACGCTGTCCAGATCCGCGCCTCCATCGAAGCCTCGCAGGCCAGCCAGGGAGGCACGCACGTCACCTTTACCCAGGAGGCCTGGGAGGAGATCTACCGCGTTAAGGACGTGCGTTATCCGGAGGAACGTATCGTCGGCTGGTATCACTCTCATCCGGGCTTCGGTGTCTTTCTCTCTGAGCACGATCTGTTTATCCAGCAGAACTTCTTCAACGCTCCCGATCAGGTGGCCTGGGTCTATGACCCTCACACGGACGAAGAGGGCTGCTTCGGCTGGGTGGGTGGTGCGGTTCATCGCATTCACTCGCTGACCATCTCTGACCAGAACGGCGACGGTGTGGAACGCACACCGAAGCCGACTGAAATGCAGGTGACGGAAGAAGAGAGTGTCTCGCAGCCGGTTATGCGTGCAGAGGTTCGGCAGAAGACGCCGGAGTGGATGCGATGGGCGGCCACGGGAATGCTGAGCCTGACCATGTTGGTGGCCGGCTTCGCGGTGTCGTATTTCCTCTTCCCGCAGATCATTCCCTTTGCGGTCTTTATCGATCCGACTTCAGGCAGGCCGCTGGGAATCCGTGAGGCTCCGGAGCTGTTGCCCTTCCTGCACAAAGCATTGCTTGCACCGGAATCGTCGGCAGTGCCGACGGGACAGAGTCCGGCTCTTACTGCACCTGCACCTGCGCCTGGTGCTTCGACGGCAGCTCCGCCGCAGGCGCCTGCCTCGTCCACACCTGCGCCAGCCACTGGGAGGAAGCCATGA